One window of the Pyrus communis chromosome 17, drPyrComm1.1, whole genome shotgun sequence genome contains the following:
- the LOC137722662 gene encoding serine--tRNA ligase-like encodes MLDINLFREEKGNNPEIIRESQRRRFKGVEIVDEVIQLDKEWRQRQFELESLRKEFNKINKRVAQLRIAGEDATEVIKDTEDNKRLAAEKEVEVREALTQLNSKLEIVGNLVHDSVPISKDEENNAVVRSWGDKRVEPKLKNHVELVELLGIADLKKGAEVAGGRGFYLKGAGVRLNQALINFGLDFLEKRGYTELQTPFFMRKDIMGKCAQLAQFDEELYKVTGEGDDKYLIATAEQPLCAYHLDDWIHPSQLPLRYAGYSSCFRKEAGSHGRDTLGIFRVHQFEKVEQFCITSPNGNDSWEMHEEMIKNSEEFYQALGLPYHIVSIVSGALNDAAAKKYDLEGWFPASQTYRELVSCSNCTDYQSRKLEIRYGQKKSNEQTKQYVHLLNSTLTATERTVCCILENYQTEEGVNVPKVLQPFMGGKEFLPFKAKPAPEVKGKKSKA; translated from the exons ATGCTGGACATCAATCTGTTCAGGGAGGAGAAGGGCAACAACCCCGAAATCATCCGGGAATCTCAACGACGCCGTTTCAAAGGCGTTGAGATCGTCGACGAGGTCATCCAGCTCGACAAAGAATGGCGCCAGC GTCAATTCGAGCTCGAAAGCCTTCGGAAAGAGTTCAACAAGATCAACAAGCGAGTTGCTCAGCTCAGGATT GCGGGAGAGGATGCAACTGAGGTGATAAAGGACACAGAGGACAATAAGAGGTTGGCGGCAGAGAAAGAAGTTGAAGTGCGAGAAGCTTTAACACAGTTGAATTCAAAATTGGAAATCGTTGGAAACCTTGTGCATGATTCAGTTCCCATCAGCAAAGATGAG gaGAATAATGCTGTGGTTAGATCATGGGGTGATAAACGAGTGGAGCCAAAACTTAAAAACCATGTTGAGCTTGTTGAGCTTCTTGGGATCGCAGACTTGAAGAAAG GCGCTGAAGTGGCGGGAGGTAGAGGTTTTTACCTGAAAGGTGCTGGTGTACGCCTTAATCAAGCTCTGATAAACTTCGGTCTTGATTTTCTTGAGAAAAGAGGATATACAGAACTGCAGACCCCATTTTTCATGAGAAAAGATATCATGGGAAAGTGCGCTCAATTAGCCCAATTTGATGAGGAACTTTACAAG GTTACTGGTGAAGGTGATGACAAATATCTGATTGCTACAGCTGAACAGCCACTTTGTGCATATCATCTAGATGATTGGATCCATCCATCCCAGCTACCCTTAAG atATGCTGGATACTCATCCTGTTTCCGTAAAGAAGCTGGTTCACATGGTCGAGATACCTTGGGAATTTTCAGGGTTCATCAGTTCGAGAAAGTTGAACAATTCTGTATTACAAGCCCAAATGGCAATGACTCTTGGGAAATGCATGAGGAAATGATCAAAAACTCCGAGGAATTTTATCAAGCG TTAGGGCTCCCCTATCATATTGTGTCCATCGTTTCTGGTGCTTTGAATGATGCCGCAGCAAAGAAGTATGATCTGGAAGGATGGTTTCCTGCATCACAGACATATAGAGAGCTGGTTTCTTGTTCAAACTGTACGGACTACCAGTCAAGAAAGTTAGAAATTCGATATGGGCAGAAAAAG AGCAACGAGCAGACAAAGCAATATGTTCACTTATTGAACTCGACTCTTACAGCGACTGAGAGAACTGTATGCTGCATTCTCGAGAACTACCAGACTGAAGAGGGTGTAAACGTACCAAAAGTTCTTCAACCTTTCATGGGTGGAAAGGAGTTCCTACCGTTCAAGGCGAAACCGGCCCCTGAAGTCAAAGGGAAGAAATCGAAGGCCTAA
- the LOC137722649 gene encoding uncharacterized protein isoform X2 produces the protein MAEVDDADDFGDFKFVTAVDPNPKINGRDSTVSDDDWGDFVTDSSSQIKAQVVLSNEITYSQSPPAQIPFDPFGSFNVSNGSAPTRPETEPIRVETEPAKVDKTRWVKPQGAFPLSLFGEEQEEEESRVGESRVGDVANDGFAKKESNLNVKNVGIDDLIANLYCQNPNIVFRNGSDLNFGSGGPNSPIKGLNFIANGMDLKFDDPIPNGNGKFGGFNLGANGFDLKFDGVGSNSKTGVSNSGFGGPTWVKNGLNFSAKALDLKHDALVPKEKLGGLNLDSNLKFDGVDSNSNKNELKLNWEEENEDFDEEDDDGWEFKTADLKEKGVVEVAGSKPESSAHVRPGIQVEEKWQANTGGSRFSGGFLFDFNPKPVTRDNFFFDPLSISKQNNAADKPNSTLVNGNLWEFKDAFSETGPEHKLEEAKAASPASVGAHARNDFFAAFNGDSSKSGASNFAFPYIPTSGTKGGVISDSHSSGKKEDNVKELSSSPDAGSDDDFWEFKDAFSGSGSKFEHNEVTLENHRRALPLSIFGDEELETDDSSIQFQQNISTHTTASHQVNTNKSPASNLSITDLISSLYSQVDQNTNTIHAPKLTENTAHTAPTILESDFGDDFDEDSWEFKDAVSRDQNQTSIATLEDSPQDSSTKVHLDNYVDLYCKLKDETYGLALYHLENKKKAQSGATLSGEDTTVDTLEDLEQEIQKLYSELHQHNMISDQFQSGNLSSRNTQLHEVRKLLQDPKVQVFESEYKLSQRLSLAENDLRSAVELSRHAASTLRILRLGSTEEQSNYISTWSRIVSVCAEELKHGSLIWRQSLEANVQTQILSKPQGKQYILSLGEIYRVVLVLEASAKLYESWILLHSSDCSSFFSLLNKCSTLWSSSGLDEALKSISDAIDFKYDGTIAELLDSMTYIHHLDAFALQNQVVVNDQEPICSLSLLTAGALPGVKMVTWNGENYLLKLANLWANLISPSPPQLPHVRYS, from the exons ATGGCGGAGGTCGACGACGCCGACGACTTCGGAGACTTCAAGTTCGTCACCGCCGTCGATCCCAATCCCAAGATCAACGGACGAGATTCGACCGTCTCGGACGACGATTGGGGAGACTTCGTAACCGACAGCTCGAGCCAGATCAAAGCTCAGGTCGTACTCTCCAATGAAATCACGTACTCCCAATCACCTCCCGCCCAAATTCCCTTCGACCCTTTTGGGTCTTTCAATGTTTCTAATGGGTCGGCGCCGACCCGACCCGAAACAGAGCCAATACGAGTTGAGACTGAGCCTGCGAAGGTTGATAAGACTCGGTGGGTGAAGCCGCAGGGAGCTTTTCCGTTGTCGTTATTTGGGGAAGAGCAGGAAGAGGAGGAGTCTAGAGTGGGCGAGTCCAGGGTTGGGGACGTTGCAAACGATGGATTTGCGAAAAAGGAGTCGAATTTGAATGTGAAAAATGTTGGGATCGATGATTTGATTGCGAATTTGTACTGTCAGAATCCAAACATCGTGTTTCGAAATGGGTCAGATTTGAATTTCGGCTCTGGCGGTCCTAATTCGCCTATAAAGGGGTTAAATTTCATTGCAAATGGGATGGATTTGAAGTTTGATGATCCGATTCCGAATGGAAATGGAAAATTTGGTGGTTTTAATTTGGGTGCGAATGGTtttgatttgaaatttgatgGCGTGGGTTCGAATTCGAAGACAGGTGTGTCGAATTCGGGTTTTGGTGGTCCTACTTGGGTAAAAAACGGGTTGAATTTCAGTGCAAAGGCATTGGACTTGAAGCATGATGCTCTGGTTCCGAAAGAGAAATTGGGTGGCTTGAATTTGGATtcgaatttgaaatttgatgggGTAGATTCAAATTCGAATAAAAATGAGTTGAAGTTGAATTGGGAGGAAGAAAATGAGGACTTTGATGAGGAGGATGATGATGGTTGGGAATTCAAAACTGCGGATTTGAAG GAAAAAGGGGTTGTGGAAGTAGCAGGATCGAAACCGGAATCAAGTGCACACGTACGACCAGGAATCCAG GTTGAGGAGAAGTGGCAAGCAAATACCGGAGGAAGTAGATTTAGTGGGggatttttatttgatttcaaCCCAAAGCCTGTTACTCGAGATAATTTTTTCTTCGATCCACTTTCAATAAGCAAGCAGAACAATGCTGCGGATAAACCCAATTCTACTCTGGTTAATGGAAATCTGTGGGAGTTCAAGGATGCATTTTCAGAAACTGGACCAGAACATAAGTTG GAAGAGGCAAAGGCTGCCAGTCCTGCTAGTGTTGGAGCTCATGCTCGTAATGATTTTTTTGCTGCATTTAATGGGGATTCTAGCAAGTCTGGAGCAAGTAACTTTGCATTTCCTTATATCCCGACTTCTGGCACGAAAGGTGGTGTAATCTCAGATTCACATTCCAGTGGCAAGAAAGAGGACAATGTAAAGGAGTTGAGTAGTTCTCCAGATGCTGGTTCAGATGAcgatttttgggaatttaagGATGCATTTTCCGGATCTGGATCAAAGTTCGAG CACAATGAGGTAACACTGGAGAATCATCGGCGAGCCTTGCCCCTGTCCATTTTTGGAGATGAAGAACTGGAGACTGATGATTCCTCAATTCAATTTCAACAAAATATTTCTACTCATACAACTGCATCCCACCAAGTAAATACCAATAAAAGCCCTGCGTCCAATCTATCCATCACCGATCTAATATCAAGCTTATACAGTCAAGTGGACCAGAACACTAACACAATTCATGCGCCAAAATTAACTGAAAATACTGCACATACTGCCCCAACCATTTTGGAATCtgattttggtgatgattttgaTGAAGATTCTTGGGAATTTAAGGATGCTGTTTCAAGAGATCAAAACCAAACTTCTATTGCTACTCTTGAAGATTCACCTCAAGATTCTTCTACTAAAGTCCATCTAGATAATTATGTGGATTTATATTGCAAACTGAAGGATGAAACATATGGTCTTGCACTCTACcatcttgaaaataaaaag AAAGCTCAAAGTGGTGCTACTCTTTCTGGTGAAGATACAACAGTAGATACTCTGGAAGATCTGGAACAGGAAATCCAG AAATTGTACAGTGAACTACATCAACACAATATGATCTCTGATCAATTCCAGTCAGGGAATCTTTCTTCAAGAAATACACAACTTCATGAAGTTCGTAAACTTCTACAAGATCCAAAGGtccaagtttttgagtcagaaTATAAGTTGTCGCAAAGATTGTCGTTG GCAGAGAATGATTTGAGATCTGCCGTTGAACTTTCAAGACACGCAGCTTCCACATTAAGGATTCTTAGATTGGGATCAACTGAGGAACAATCTAATTACATTTCCACCTGGTCTCGAATAGTGTCTGTTTGCGCTGAAGAGTTGAAACATGGTTCTCTAATTTGGAGGCAATCATTAGAAGCGAATGTTCAGACTCAAATACTATCCAAACCTCAAG GCAAGCAGTATATCCTTTCCCTTGGAGAAATTTACAGAGTAGTTTTAGTTCTCGAAGCATCTGCCAAACTTTACGAGTCATGGATTCTATTACATTCTTCAGACTGTTCTagctttttttctcttctaaaCAAGTGCTCTACTTTATGGTCAAGTTCGGGACTTGATGAAGCTCTCAAGAGCATTTCAGATGCAATTGATTTTAAATATGATGGGACCATTGCGGAACTACTAGATTCCATGACATATATTCATCATCTCGATGCATTTGCTCTCCAAAACCAAGTTGTTGTTAATGACCAAGAACCTATTTGTTCGCTGTCACTATTAACTGCAGGAGCCTTGCCAG GTGTTAAAATGGTGACGTGGAATGGGGAAAACTACTTGTTGAAACTTGCGAACTTATGGGCAAATTTAATTAGTCCTAGTCCTCCGCAATTGCCCCACGTGCGTTATAGCTGA
- the LOC137722649 gene encoding uncharacterized protein isoform X1 has translation MAEVDDADDFGDFKFVTAVDPNPKINGRDSTVSDDDWGDFVTDSSSQIKAQVVLSNEITYSQSPPAQIPFDPFGSFNVSNGSAPTRPETEPIRVETEPAKVDKTRWVKPQGAFPLSLFGEEQEEEESRVGESRVGDVANDGFAKKESNLNVKNVGIDDLIANLYCQNPNIVFRNGSDLNFGSGGPNSPIKGLNFIANGMDLKFDDPIPNGNGKFGGFNLGANGFDLKFDGVGSNSKTGVSNSGFGGPTWVKNGLNFSAKALDLKHDALVPKEKLGGLNLDSNLKFDGVDSNSNKNELKLNWEEENEDFDEEDDDGWEFKTADLKEKGVVEVAGSKPESSAHVRPGIQVEEKWQANTGGSRFSGGFLFDFNPKPVTRDNFFFDPLSISKQNNAADKPNSTLVNGNLWEFKDAFSETGPEHKLEEAKAASPASVGAHARNDFFAAFNGDSSKSGASNFAFPYIPTSGTKGGVISDSHSSGKKEDNVKELSSSPDAGSDDDFWEFKDAFSGSGSKFEGESVVAGNSPISINPSAMGVEIQHNEVTLENHRRALPLSIFGDEELETDDSSIQFQQNISTHTTASHQVNTNKSPASNLSITDLISSLYSQVDQNTNTIHAPKLTENTAHTAPTILESDFGDDFDEDSWEFKDAVSRDQNQTSIATLEDSPQDSSTKVHLDNYVDLYCKLKDETYGLALYHLENKKKAQSGATLSGEDTTVDTLEDLEQEIQKLYSELHQHNMISDQFQSGNLSSRNTQLHEVRKLLQDPKVQVFESEYKLSQRLSLAENDLRSAVELSRHAASTLRILRLGSTEEQSNYISTWSRIVSVCAEELKHGSLIWRQSLEANVQTQILSKPQGKQYILSLGEIYRVVLVLEASAKLYESWILLHSSDCSSFFSLLNKCSTLWSSSGLDEALKSISDAIDFKYDGTIAELLDSMTYIHHLDAFALQNQVVVNDQEPICSLSLLTAGALPGVKMVTWNGENYLLKLANLWANLISPSPPQLPHVRYS, from the exons ATGGCGGAGGTCGACGACGCCGACGACTTCGGAGACTTCAAGTTCGTCACCGCCGTCGATCCCAATCCCAAGATCAACGGACGAGATTCGACCGTCTCGGACGACGATTGGGGAGACTTCGTAACCGACAGCTCGAGCCAGATCAAAGCTCAGGTCGTACTCTCCAATGAAATCACGTACTCCCAATCACCTCCCGCCCAAATTCCCTTCGACCCTTTTGGGTCTTTCAATGTTTCTAATGGGTCGGCGCCGACCCGACCCGAAACAGAGCCAATACGAGTTGAGACTGAGCCTGCGAAGGTTGATAAGACTCGGTGGGTGAAGCCGCAGGGAGCTTTTCCGTTGTCGTTATTTGGGGAAGAGCAGGAAGAGGAGGAGTCTAGAGTGGGCGAGTCCAGGGTTGGGGACGTTGCAAACGATGGATTTGCGAAAAAGGAGTCGAATTTGAATGTGAAAAATGTTGGGATCGATGATTTGATTGCGAATTTGTACTGTCAGAATCCAAACATCGTGTTTCGAAATGGGTCAGATTTGAATTTCGGCTCTGGCGGTCCTAATTCGCCTATAAAGGGGTTAAATTTCATTGCAAATGGGATGGATTTGAAGTTTGATGATCCGATTCCGAATGGAAATGGAAAATTTGGTGGTTTTAATTTGGGTGCGAATGGTtttgatttgaaatttgatgGCGTGGGTTCGAATTCGAAGACAGGTGTGTCGAATTCGGGTTTTGGTGGTCCTACTTGGGTAAAAAACGGGTTGAATTTCAGTGCAAAGGCATTGGACTTGAAGCATGATGCTCTGGTTCCGAAAGAGAAATTGGGTGGCTTGAATTTGGATtcgaatttgaaatttgatgggGTAGATTCAAATTCGAATAAAAATGAGTTGAAGTTGAATTGGGAGGAAGAAAATGAGGACTTTGATGAGGAGGATGATGATGGTTGGGAATTCAAAACTGCGGATTTGAAG GAAAAAGGGGTTGTGGAAGTAGCAGGATCGAAACCGGAATCAAGTGCACACGTACGACCAGGAATCCAG GTTGAGGAGAAGTGGCAAGCAAATACCGGAGGAAGTAGATTTAGTGGGggatttttatttgatttcaaCCCAAAGCCTGTTACTCGAGATAATTTTTTCTTCGATCCACTTTCAATAAGCAAGCAGAACAATGCTGCGGATAAACCCAATTCTACTCTGGTTAATGGAAATCTGTGGGAGTTCAAGGATGCATTTTCAGAAACTGGACCAGAACATAAGTTG GAAGAGGCAAAGGCTGCCAGTCCTGCTAGTGTTGGAGCTCATGCTCGTAATGATTTTTTTGCTGCATTTAATGGGGATTCTAGCAAGTCTGGAGCAAGTAACTTTGCATTTCCTTATATCCCGACTTCTGGCACGAAAGGTGGTGTAATCTCAGATTCACATTCCAGTGGCAAGAAAGAGGACAATGTAAAGGAGTTGAGTAGTTCTCCAGATGCTGGTTCAGATGAcgatttttgggaatttaagGATGCATTTTCCGGATCTGGATCAAAGTTCGAG GGGGAGTCGGTGGTTGCCGGTAATTCTCCCATCAGTATAAATCCATCTGCAATGGGTGTTGAAATCCAG CACAATGAGGTAACACTGGAGAATCATCGGCGAGCCTTGCCCCTGTCCATTTTTGGAGATGAAGAACTGGAGACTGATGATTCCTCAATTCAATTTCAACAAAATATTTCTACTCATACAACTGCATCCCACCAAGTAAATACCAATAAAAGCCCTGCGTCCAATCTATCCATCACCGATCTAATATCAAGCTTATACAGTCAAGTGGACCAGAACACTAACACAATTCATGCGCCAAAATTAACTGAAAATACTGCACATACTGCCCCAACCATTTTGGAATCtgattttggtgatgattttgaTGAAGATTCTTGGGAATTTAAGGATGCTGTTTCAAGAGATCAAAACCAAACTTCTATTGCTACTCTTGAAGATTCACCTCAAGATTCTTCTACTAAAGTCCATCTAGATAATTATGTGGATTTATATTGCAAACTGAAGGATGAAACATATGGTCTTGCACTCTACcatcttgaaaataaaaag AAAGCTCAAAGTGGTGCTACTCTTTCTGGTGAAGATACAACAGTAGATACTCTGGAAGATCTGGAACAGGAAATCCAG AAATTGTACAGTGAACTACATCAACACAATATGATCTCTGATCAATTCCAGTCAGGGAATCTTTCTTCAAGAAATACACAACTTCATGAAGTTCGTAAACTTCTACAAGATCCAAAGGtccaagtttttgagtcagaaTATAAGTTGTCGCAAAGATTGTCGTTG GCAGAGAATGATTTGAGATCTGCCGTTGAACTTTCAAGACACGCAGCTTCCACATTAAGGATTCTTAGATTGGGATCAACTGAGGAACAATCTAATTACATTTCCACCTGGTCTCGAATAGTGTCTGTTTGCGCTGAAGAGTTGAAACATGGTTCTCTAATTTGGAGGCAATCATTAGAAGCGAATGTTCAGACTCAAATACTATCCAAACCTCAAG GCAAGCAGTATATCCTTTCCCTTGGAGAAATTTACAGAGTAGTTTTAGTTCTCGAAGCATCTGCCAAACTTTACGAGTCATGGATTCTATTACATTCTTCAGACTGTTCTagctttttttctcttctaaaCAAGTGCTCTACTTTATGGTCAAGTTCGGGACTTGATGAAGCTCTCAAGAGCATTTCAGATGCAATTGATTTTAAATATGATGGGACCATTGCGGAACTACTAGATTCCATGACATATATTCATCATCTCGATGCATTTGCTCTCCAAAACCAAGTTGTTGTTAATGACCAAGAACCTATTTGTTCGCTGTCACTATTAACTGCAGGAGCCTTGCCAG GTGTTAAAATGGTGACGTGGAATGGGGAAAACTACTTGTTGAAACTTGCGAACTTATGGGCAAATTTAATTAGTCCTAGTCCTCCGCAATTGCCCCACGTGCGTTATAGCTGA